The Medicago truncatula cultivar Jemalong A17 chromosome 4, MtrunA17r5.0-ANR, whole genome shotgun sequence genome includes a region encoding these proteins:
- the LOC120579908 gene encoding rho GTPase-activating protein REN1 isoform X1, with protein sequence MYIDSEDDESESEDDDLSYDDYYDDEQDESIEGSDVDASDELVSETNSETGDSAVNDEYDKDHNISYSCSKSSEVCDHLEVSLPQSEDIKSCENFTSQNKTASANDSTKPTDIIEGLSPDQTTMNRSNCPSTSSCNDAISNRKMHRRRTVLGQNHGSKDLSMESIDFLDENEAEVERLEAVKTELHRQIAEEVKINVKLQSYVETRKEALYERRVVLERNVDKLQEQLLMEKSLRATLEAGLEFPPGTSSELSGIDEKTKTNVEEIVLIEADLADLERKVNELGLRLNAQLEWNSSSISQQISSHERNLKNKPDTEVAAISESDRSIKKQDSHFGGAGNENERKPESTSLPNKHSPSSKKSVARAEQGASFTTSTITRLTSKLYFLKDRRSQFSNEIRNMNKGKALELQLPPPSPNERQSPNKSLLRSPNMSRENERQSPVPSPNKSRGFEFYMSLMSPKRTRGSENHSPSTSEKVRGNEDHSPQYSEKLRKSDSQPYHSDSQNESSQLYLKRGRSEGNIHNVDKSQLH encoded by the exons ATGTACATAGACTCAGAAGATGATGAATCTGAGAGTGAGGATGATGATTTGTCctatgatgattattatgatGATGAGCAAGATGAATCAATAGAGGGGTCAGATGTAGATGCTAGTGATGAACTTGTTAGTGAAACCAACAGCGAGACCGGAGACTCTGCAGTCAATGATGAATATGATAAG GACCATAATATTTCATATTCATGTTCAAAGTCCTCAGAGGTTTGTGACCATCTTGAAGTCTCATTGCCTCAGTCTGAAGATATCAAAAGCTGTGAAAATTTCACAAGCCAAAATAAGACTGCTTCTGCAAATGACTCCACTAAGCCCACAGATATAATTGAAGGCTTATCCCCTGACCAAACTACAATGAATAGATCAAATTGTCCTAGCACTTCTTCATGTAACGACGCCATATCCAATAGAAAAATGCATCGACGCCGCACTGTTTTGGGGCAAAACCAT GGAAGCAAGGACCTTTCCATGGAATCCATTGATTTTCTAGACGAAAATGA AGCTGAAGTTGAGAGGCTTGAAGCTGTTAAGACAGAATTGCATAGGCAAATTGCAGAGGAG gtaaaaataaatgtaaaactGCAGTCTTATGTGGAAACACGAAAGGAAGCATTGTACGAGCGTCGTGTGGTTCTTGAGCGAAAT GTGGATAAATTACAGGAACAATTGCTAATGGAGAAGAGCTTGAGGGCAACTCTTGAAGCAGGACTTGAGTTTCCTCCAGGGACTTCATCTGAGTTATCTGGTATTGATGAAAAG ACCAAGACAAATGTTGAGGAAATAGTGCTGATAGAAGCAGATCTTGCCGACTTAGAACGGAAGGTTAACGAGCTTGGTTTACGGCTTAATGCACAACTTGAATGGAATTCTAGTTCCATATCTCAACAGATATCAAGCCATGAAAGAAATTT GAAGAACAAGCCAGATACTGAAGTTGCAGCCATTTCAGAATCTGACAGGTCAATAAAAAAG CAGGACAGTCATTTTGGTGGAGCAGGAAACGAGAATGAGAGAAAACCAGAGTCAACATCTTTACCAAATAAACATTCGCCTAGTTCCAAGAAATCTGTTGCAAGAGCTGAG CAGGGAGCAAGTTTCACTACTTCTACAATTACAAGACTAACGTCCAAACTATACTTTTTGAAGGATCGCCGTAGTCAGTTTTCAAATGAAATACGAAACATGAATAAAGGAAAAGCACTTGAACTTCAGCTACCACCTCCATCTCCCAACGAACGTCAATCGCCAAATAAGTCTCTACTTCGATCCCCAAATATGTCTCGAGAAAACGAACGTCAATCGCCAGTTCCATCCCCCAATAAGTCTCGAGGGTTTGAATTTTACATGTCTCTTATGTCTCCAAAAAGGACCCGAGGATCTGAAAATCATTCTCCATCAACCTCTGAGAAAGTTAGAGGCAATGAAGATCATTCACCTCAATATTCAGAAAAACTGAGAAAATCAGATAGCCAGCCATATCACTCAGATAGTCAGAATGAATCTTCACAATTATACTTGAAAAGAGGAAGGTCGGAAGGGAATATTCATAATGTCGACAAAAGTCAATTACATTAA
- the LOC120579908 gene encoding rho GTPase-activating protein REN1 isoform X3, protein MYIDSEDDESESEDDDLSYDDYYDDEQDESIEGSDVDASDELVSETNSETGDSAVNDEYDKDHNISYSCSKSSEVCDHLEVSLPQSEDIKSCENFTSQNKTASANDSTKPTDIIEGLSPDQTTMNRSNCPSTSSCNDAISNRKMHRRRTVLGQNHGSKDLSMESIDFLDENEAEVERLEAVKTELHRQIAEEVKINVKLQSYVETRKEALYERRVVLERNVDKLQEQLLMEKSLRATLEAGLEFPPGTSSELSGIDEKTKTNVEEIVLIEADLADLERKVNELGLRLNAQLEWNSSSISQQISSHERNLKNKPDTEVAAISESDRSIKKDSHFGGAGNENERKPESTSLPNKHSPSSKKSVARAEQGASFTTSTITRLTSKLYFLKDRRSQFSNEIRNMNKGKALELQLPPPSPNERQSPNKSLLRSPNMSRENERQSPVPSPNKSRGFEFYMSLMSPKRTRGSENHSPSTSEKVRGNEDHSPQYSEKLRKSDSQPYHSDSQNESSQLYLKRGRSEGNIHNVDKSQLH, encoded by the exons ATGTACATAGACTCAGAAGATGATGAATCTGAGAGTGAGGATGATGATTTGTCctatgatgattattatgatGATGAGCAAGATGAATCAATAGAGGGGTCAGATGTAGATGCTAGTGATGAACTTGTTAGTGAAACCAACAGCGAGACCGGAGACTCTGCAGTCAATGATGAATATGATAAG GACCATAATATTTCATATTCATGTTCAAAGTCCTCAGAGGTTTGTGACCATCTTGAAGTCTCATTGCCTCAGTCTGAAGATATCAAAAGCTGTGAAAATTTCACAAGCCAAAATAAGACTGCTTCTGCAAATGACTCCACTAAGCCCACAGATATAATTGAAGGCTTATCCCCTGACCAAACTACAATGAATAGATCAAATTGTCCTAGCACTTCTTCATGTAACGACGCCATATCCAATAGAAAAATGCATCGACGCCGCACTGTTTTGGGGCAAAACCAT GGAAGCAAGGACCTTTCCATGGAATCCATTGATTTTCTAGACGAAAATGA AGCTGAAGTTGAGAGGCTTGAAGCTGTTAAGACAGAATTGCATAGGCAAATTGCAGAGGAG gtaaaaataaatgtaaaactGCAGTCTTATGTGGAAACACGAAAGGAAGCATTGTACGAGCGTCGTGTGGTTCTTGAGCGAAAT GTGGATAAATTACAGGAACAATTGCTAATGGAGAAGAGCTTGAGGGCAACTCTTGAAGCAGGACTTGAGTTTCCTCCAGGGACTTCATCTGAGTTATCTGGTATTGATGAAAAG ACCAAGACAAATGTTGAGGAAATAGTGCTGATAGAAGCAGATCTTGCCGACTTAGAACGGAAGGTTAACGAGCTTGGTTTACGGCTTAATGCACAACTTGAATGGAATTCTAGTTCCATATCTCAACAGATATCAAGCCATGAAAGAAATTT GAAGAACAAGCCAGATACTGAAGTTGCAGCCATTTCAGAATCTGACAGGTCAATAAAAAAG GACAGTCATTTTGGTGGAGCAGGAAACGAGAATGAGAGAAAACCAGAGTCAACATCTTTACCAAATAAACATTCGCCTAGTTCCAAGAAATCTGTTGCAAGAGCTGAG CAGGGAGCAAGTTTCACTACTTCTACAATTACAAGACTAACGTCCAAACTATACTTTTTGAAGGATCGCCGTAGTCAGTTTTCAAATGAAATACGAAACATGAATAAAGGAAAAGCACTTGAACTTCAGCTACCACCTCCATCTCCCAACGAACGTCAATCGCCAAATAAGTCTCTACTTCGATCCCCAAATATGTCTCGAGAAAACGAACGTCAATCGCCAGTTCCATCCCCCAATAAGTCTCGAGGGTTTGAATTTTACATGTCTCTTATGTCTCCAAAAAGGACCCGAGGATCTGAAAATCATTCTCCATCAACCTCTGAGAAAGTTAGAGGCAATGAAGATCATTCACCTCAATATTCAGAAAAACTGAGAAAATCAGATAGCCAGCCATATCACTCAGATAGTCAGAATGAATCTTCACAATTATACTTGAAAAGAGGAAGGTCGGAAGGGAATATTCATAATGTCGACAAAAGTCAATTACATTAA
- the LOC120579908 gene encoding rho GTPase-activating protein REN1 isoform X4 has translation MYIDSEDDESESEDDDLSYDDYYDDEQDESIEGSDVDASDELVSETNSETGDSAVNDEYDKDHNISYSCSKSSEVCDHLEVSLPQSEDIKSCENFTSQNKTASANDSTKPTDIIEGLSPDQTTMNRSNCPSTSSCNDAISNRKMHRRRTVLGQNHGSKDLSMESIDFLDENEAEVERLEAVKTELHRQIAEEVKINVKLQSYVETRKEALYERRVVLERNVDKLQEQLLMEKSLRATLEAGLEFPPGTSSELSGIDEKTKTNVEEIVLIEADLADLERKVNELGLRLNAQLEWNSSSISQQISSHERNLKNKPDTEVAAISESDRSIKKDSHFGGAGNENERKPESTSLPNKHSPSSKKSVARAEGASFTTSTITRLTSKLYFLKDRRSQFSNEIRNMNKGKALELQLPPPSPNERQSPNKSLLRSPNMSRENERQSPVPSPNKSRGFEFYMSLMSPKRTRGSENHSPSTSEKVRGNEDHSPQYSEKLRKSDSQPYHSDSQNESSQLYLKRGRSEGNIHNVDKSQLH, from the exons ATGTACATAGACTCAGAAGATGATGAATCTGAGAGTGAGGATGATGATTTGTCctatgatgattattatgatGATGAGCAAGATGAATCAATAGAGGGGTCAGATGTAGATGCTAGTGATGAACTTGTTAGTGAAACCAACAGCGAGACCGGAGACTCTGCAGTCAATGATGAATATGATAAG GACCATAATATTTCATATTCATGTTCAAAGTCCTCAGAGGTTTGTGACCATCTTGAAGTCTCATTGCCTCAGTCTGAAGATATCAAAAGCTGTGAAAATTTCACAAGCCAAAATAAGACTGCTTCTGCAAATGACTCCACTAAGCCCACAGATATAATTGAAGGCTTATCCCCTGACCAAACTACAATGAATAGATCAAATTGTCCTAGCACTTCTTCATGTAACGACGCCATATCCAATAGAAAAATGCATCGACGCCGCACTGTTTTGGGGCAAAACCAT GGAAGCAAGGACCTTTCCATGGAATCCATTGATTTTCTAGACGAAAATGA AGCTGAAGTTGAGAGGCTTGAAGCTGTTAAGACAGAATTGCATAGGCAAATTGCAGAGGAG gtaaaaataaatgtaaaactGCAGTCTTATGTGGAAACACGAAAGGAAGCATTGTACGAGCGTCGTGTGGTTCTTGAGCGAAAT GTGGATAAATTACAGGAACAATTGCTAATGGAGAAGAGCTTGAGGGCAACTCTTGAAGCAGGACTTGAGTTTCCTCCAGGGACTTCATCTGAGTTATCTGGTATTGATGAAAAG ACCAAGACAAATGTTGAGGAAATAGTGCTGATAGAAGCAGATCTTGCCGACTTAGAACGGAAGGTTAACGAGCTTGGTTTACGGCTTAATGCACAACTTGAATGGAATTCTAGTTCCATATCTCAACAGATATCAAGCCATGAAAGAAATTT GAAGAACAAGCCAGATACTGAAGTTGCAGCCATTTCAGAATCTGACAGGTCAATAAAAAAG GACAGTCATTTTGGTGGAGCAGGAAACGAGAATGAGAGAAAACCAGAGTCAACATCTTTACCAAATAAACATTCGCCTAGTTCCAAGAAATCTGTTGCAAGAGCTGAG GGAGCAAGTTTCACTACTTCTACAATTACAAGACTAACGTCCAAACTATACTTTTTGAAGGATCGCCGTAGTCAGTTTTCAAATGAAATACGAAACATGAATAAAGGAAAAGCACTTGAACTTCAGCTACCACCTCCATCTCCCAACGAACGTCAATCGCCAAATAAGTCTCTACTTCGATCCCCAAATATGTCTCGAGAAAACGAACGTCAATCGCCAGTTCCATCCCCCAATAAGTCTCGAGGGTTTGAATTTTACATGTCTCTTATGTCTCCAAAAAGGACCCGAGGATCTGAAAATCATTCTCCATCAACCTCTGAGAAAGTTAGAGGCAATGAAGATCATTCACCTCAATATTCAGAAAAACTGAGAAAATCAGATAGCCAGCCATATCACTCAGATAGTCAGAATGAATCTTCACAATTATACTTGAAAAGAGGAAGGTCGGAAGGGAATATTCATAATGTCGACAAAAGTCAATTACATTAA
- the LOC120579908 gene encoding rho GTPase-activating protein REN1 isoform X5, which yields MYIDSEDDESESEDDDLSYDDYYDDEQDESIEGSDVDASDELVSETNSETGDSAVNDEYDKDHNISYSCSKSSEVCDHLEVSLPQSEDIKSCENFTSQNKTASANDSTKPTDIIEGLSPDQTTMNRSNCPSTSSCNDAISNRKMHRRRTVLGQNHGSKDLSMESIDFLDENEAEVERLEAVKTELHRQIAEEVKINVKLQSYVETRKEALYERRVVLERNVDKLQEQLLMEKSLRATLEAGLEFPPGTSSELSGIDEKTKTNVEEIVLIEADLADLERKVNELGLRLNAQLEWNSSSISQQISSHERNLKNKPDTEVAAISESDRSIKKQDSHFGGAGNENERKPESTSLPNKHSPSSKKSVARAEDRRSQFSNEIRNMNKGKALELQLPPPSPNERQSPNKSLLRSPNMSRENERQSPVPSPNKSRGFEFYMSLMSPKRTRGSENHSPSTSEKVRGNEDHSPQYSEKLRKSDSQPYHSDSQNESSQLYLKRGRSEGNIHNVDKSQLH from the exons ATGTACATAGACTCAGAAGATGATGAATCTGAGAGTGAGGATGATGATTTGTCctatgatgattattatgatGATGAGCAAGATGAATCAATAGAGGGGTCAGATGTAGATGCTAGTGATGAACTTGTTAGTGAAACCAACAGCGAGACCGGAGACTCTGCAGTCAATGATGAATATGATAAG GACCATAATATTTCATATTCATGTTCAAAGTCCTCAGAGGTTTGTGACCATCTTGAAGTCTCATTGCCTCAGTCTGAAGATATCAAAAGCTGTGAAAATTTCACAAGCCAAAATAAGACTGCTTCTGCAAATGACTCCACTAAGCCCACAGATATAATTGAAGGCTTATCCCCTGACCAAACTACAATGAATAGATCAAATTGTCCTAGCACTTCTTCATGTAACGACGCCATATCCAATAGAAAAATGCATCGACGCCGCACTGTTTTGGGGCAAAACCAT GGAAGCAAGGACCTTTCCATGGAATCCATTGATTTTCTAGACGAAAATGA AGCTGAAGTTGAGAGGCTTGAAGCTGTTAAGACAGAATTGCATAGGCAAATTGCAGAGGAG gtaaaaataaatgtaaaactGCAGTCTTATGTGGAAACACGAAAGGAAGCATTGTACGAGCGTCGTGTGGTTCTTGAGCGAAAT GTGGATAAATTACAGGAACAATTGCTAATGGAGAAGAGCTTGAGGGCAACTCTTGAAGCAGGACTTGAGTTTCCTCCAGGGACTTCATCTGAGTTATCTGGTATTGATGAAAAG ACCAAGACAAATGTTGAGGAAATAGTGCTGATAGAAGCAGATCTTGCCGACTTAGAACGGAAGGTTAACGAGCTTGGTTTACGGCTTAATGCACAACTTGAATGGAATTCTAGTTCCATATCTCAACAGATATCAAGCCATGAAAGAAATTT GAAGAACAAGCCAGATACTGAAGTTGCAGCCATTTCAGAATCTGACAGGTCAATAAAAAAG CAGGACAGTCATTTTGGTGGAGCAGGAAACGAGAATGAGAGAAAACCAGAGTCAACATCTTTACCAAATAAACATTCGCCTAGTTCCAAGAAATCTGTTGCAAGAGCTGAG GATCGCCGTAGTCAGTTTTCAAATGAAATACGAAACATGAATAAAGGAAAAGCACTTGAACTTCAGCTACCACCTCCATCTCCCAACGAACGTCAATCGCCAAATAAGTCTCTACTTCGATCCCCAAATATGTCTCGAGAAAACGAACGTCAATCGCCAGTTCCATCCCCCAATAAGTCTCGAGGGTTTGAATTTTACATGTCTCTTATGTCTCCAAAAAGGACCCGAGGATCTGAAAATCATTCTCCATCAACCTCTGAGAAAGTTAGAGGCAATGAAGATCATTCACCTCAATATTCAGAAAAACTGAGAAAATCAGATAGCCAGCCATATCACTCAGATAGTCAGAATGAATCTTCACAATTATACTTGAAAAGAGGAAGGTCGGAAGGGAATATTCATAATGTCGACAAAAGTCAATTACATTAA
- the LOC120579908 gene encoding rho GTPase-activating protein REN1 isoform X2, with amino-acid sequence MYIDSEDDESESEDDDLSYDDYYDDEQDESIEGSDVDASDELVSETNSETGDSAVNDEYDKDHNISYSCSKSSEVCDHLEVSLPQSEDIKSCENFTSQNKTASANDSTKPTDIIEGLSPDQTTMNRSNCPSTSSCNDAISNRKMHRRRTVLGQNHGSKDLSMESIDFLDENEAEVERLEAVKTELHRQIAEEVKINVKLQSYVETRKEALYERRVVLERNVDKLQEQLLMEKSLRATLEAGLEFPPGTSSELSGIDEKTKTNVEEIVLIEADLADLERKVNELGLRLNAQLEWNSSSISQQISSHERNLKNKPDTEVAAISESDRSIKKQDSHFGGAGNENERKPESTSLPNKHSPSSKKSVARAEGASFTTSTITRLTSKLYFLKDRRSQFSNEIRNMNKGKALELQLPPPSPNERQSPNKSLLRSPNMSRENERQSPVPSPNKSRGFEFYMSLMSPKRTRGSENHSPSTSEKVRGNEDHSPQYSEKLRKSDSQPYHSDSQNESSQLYLKRGRSEGNIHNVDKSQLH; translated from the exons ATGTACATAGACTCAGAAGATGATGAATCTGAGAGTGAGGATGATGATTTGTCctatgatgattattatgatGATGAGCAAGATGAATCAATAGAGGGGTCAGATGTAGATGCTAGTGATGAACTTGTTAGTGAAACCAACAGCGAGACCGGAGACTCTGCAGTCAATGATGAATATGATAAG GACCATAATATTTCATATTCATGTTCAAAGTCCTCAGAGGTTTGTGACCATCTTGAAGTCTCATTGCCTCAGTCTGAAGATATCAAAAGCTGTGAAAATTTCACAAGCCAAAATAAGACTGCTTCTGCAAATGACTCCACTAAGCCCACAGATATAATTGAAGGCTTATCCCCTGACCAAACTACAATGAATAGATCAAATTGTCCTAGCACTTCTTCATGTAACGACGCCATATCCAATAGAAAAATGCATCGACGCCGCACTGTTTTGGGGCAAAACCAT GGAAGCAAGGACCTTTCCATGGAATCCATTGATTTTCTAGACGAAAATGA AGCTGAAGTTGAGAGGCTTGAAGCTGTTAAGACAGAATTGCATAGGCAAATTGCAGAGGAG gtaaaaataaatgtaaaactGCAGTCTTATGTGGAAACACGAAAGGAAGCATTGTACGAGCGTCGTGTGGTTCTTGAGCGAAAT GTGGATAAATTACAGGAACAATTGCTAATGGAGAAGAGCTTGAGGGCAACTCTTGAAGCAGGACTTGAGTTTCCTCCAGGGACTTCATCTGAGTTATCTGGTATTGATGAAAAG ACCAAGACAAATGTTGAGGAAATAGTGCTGATAGAAGCAGATCTTGCCGACTTAGAACGGAAGGTTAACGAGCTTGGTTTACGGCTTAATGCACAACTTGAATGGAATTCTAGTTCCATATCTCAACAGATATCAAGCCATGAAAGAAATTT GAAGAACAAGCCAGATACTGAAGTTGCAGCCATTTCAGAATCTGACAGGTCAATAAAAAAG CAGGACAGTCATTTTGGTGGAGCAGGAAACGAGAATGAGAGAAAACCAGAGTCAACATCTTTACCAAATAAACATTCGCCTAGTTCCAAGAAATCTGTTGCAAGAGCTGAG GGAGCAAGTTTCACTACTTCTACAATTACAAGACTAACGTCCAAACTATACTTTTTGAAGGATCGCCGTAGTCAGTTTTCAAATGAAATACGAAACATGAATAAAGGAAAAGCACTTGAACTTCAGCTACCACCTCCATCTCCCAACGAACGTCAATCGCCAAATAAGTCTCTACTTCGATCCCCAAATATGTCTCGAGAAAACGAACGTCAATCGCCAGTTCCATCCCCCAATAAGTCTCGAGGGTTTGAATTTTACATGTCTCTTATGTCTCCAAAAAGGACCCGAGGATCTGAAAATCATTCTCCATCAACCTCTGAGAAAGTTAGAGGCAATGAAGATCATTCACCTCAATATTCAGAAAAACTGAGAAAATCAGATAGCCAGCCATATCACTCAGATAGTCAGAATGAATCTTCACAATTATACTTGAAAAGAGGAAGGTCGGAAGGGAATATTCATAATGTCGACAAAAGTCAATTACATTAA